ACCTTAGTTCCATTGTTCATGGCCTCAAATGAGACTGCCTTTATGCCTTAACTATAGAGCTTGTCACTTGTCCTGGTGTTAGCCCATCCCAGAAGCCTTCCAGGATCCAGCTTCTCACACCAATTTTGGCTGTGGACTGCCATCATGTCCCAAACATGCACTGCTACCCACTCTAGGAGCCAGATCCTAAGTTTACTCTCCTGTTGGCTTATCTTTCCACCTCAGGTGCCAGACCAGGGACTGGTGGTGCACATGGTAACTTGGTAAATGGGGAATGTGGTTAGCTATGTTCAGTATCCCTGTGGCAAATGGCACCTCACTAGCCAATAGCATGCCCAAAAGAGAGCAGCTTTATGACTCAATAAAGTGATATCTTGGGGTCACACAACTCCATGCTAAACCCATCCTCACCAGCACTTGGTAGTCAAGAACTATCTATTGTCTACACCCTCTCCAACCTGGAATAGACACCTTCCTCTTATGGTTAACTGCAGACCACTGTCCATATAATGTACAGCTTctaactctgcctgcctctgttagAGTATGATACAAGACGATCTCTTTGGGGCAAATCAAAATAAACttgtcagctgggcagtggtggcacacacctttaatcccagcactcaggatgcagaggcagaccaATCTCTGAGTCAAGGCCAGCCAGCCtcgtctatagaatgagttccaggacagccaagaataccctgtctcaaaaaaccaataaaagacTTGCCAAGGAAAGGAAGCAATAGAGGACAACTGAAAGCTGCCAGATTGCTTAGCCACACCCCAGCTACAACACAATGGAAATACTGCACTTGCAGGACCATCTCCAGCCTCTCCCCACCCTCGATGGTTCCCAGGTGGAGGGAAGCTCAGCATTATCAGTCAAGTAGATACAAGTCTGGAGTTTTGTACCCTCATTAGTATCCAGTTAGTACCAGGCTGGAGGAGCTGTACTCTTGATTTCTTCAGTATAATCATTTTGGATTCTTATAAAGCCTTGCTCAGAGCAAGGCTTTATACTTGCTGTAGAGCACAGTCAGTCGAGTATCAGGGATGTGATACAGACTAGTTTCCCCAAATCCTCACTTCCTGTTATTTGTATAAGTCCTTCAGCCTCCACTATCCTGTCATCCTGAGTCTCAAAACAGCTGATTCTGAGTGGCAGAACAGGCACCCTTCAATGGCCTCCATTTGACATTAACCTAAACAATCCAGATTAAAAGTAGTAAAGGGGACAGATAAGGAGACAAGCCAGTGTGATGGTGAAGACTGGCTGGAGCACACAGGCTGTTTGCAGGGAGAGAAATAGACATTCAGCTGTCAACCATCACTATTTGGCAAAGCTCGCCAGTAGCCAGTTTAACCTTAGTTTTctataagggaaaaaaaaaaaaaaaaaaaaaaaactggcccaCTTCGTGAAGCCTGACATGTCTATACAGCTGACCCCTCCCACTTATAAAACCAGCCCATGTTCCACTTTTTCAACAGCCCTACTATGTAACTTGCTGTTAACACCCTAACGCTCACCTTCCCTTTAGCCATGGACCAACCTGCCCAACATCAGCCCATCTTGCTTTTATCAACCTCCCATTCCTGCCTTGGTTACCTTGCAGTGGTTACACAACCATGTAACCACTTTCAAAAGTTCAAATCCATGGTCTTTTACTACTGGCCATCTGATCCCAGCAAGGGAAGTTCCATAAAATAACCCACAAAGCTGCACACCCACGTCTGTGGCTAGAGTATCTCATCTTTGTCCCCCAAACTGAAACTTTCTCCATGATGCTATCCTAATTTCACCTGTCCCACCTACCAGGCCTTTCAGCTGTCCATCATTGAACCAGAGCTGCTCATGGCTGAAGTTTGAAATGAGGTCTTTAAGAGCAAACCACCTCTTTAGTTCCAACATGTCTCTAGTTTTAGATTGTGTTCATTGCACTTACAAATCTCAGAGATGGTAGAGGACCTAACACCCAAGGATATTGAAGAGATTATCGATGAACTCAAAGCTGGGAAAATTCCAAAACCCAGCCAAGGGGTGGGCGGTTCTGCTGTGAGCCAGGTGGAGGCCTCACCTCTGAACCATCCAAAGGACCTTGCTTTTATGCTCAACTGTAAGACTGTCCCTGAGAAAATATGAACCTatctaaacaaaaaaacaattctcattcCCACTTGGCCCCATACCAACAGACATAACCTTTAGGAGAAAACTTAAAACCCATGTGGTGGGCTTCACCAGAAACACAACCAGCACTAGTTAGTACATGCATGGTCATGGGTTCcaccacaaaaataagtaaaaccaaTACACCAATCATAAGCTGTAATGTCTTTCAGGCAGACTCCTATCCAAATACCTGACTTATTAATCCATAGTTCATGCCCTAATTTTGATCCCTCAAAGAAAAAGTAGGGTCTGCTGGTGGCCATGAACCAGAGCCTGAACACTTGCTGGGTTCTACACCACTAGCCAAGCCAATAAAAAGACAGATCAAATTTCTATTAGAGCTAGACAATAAAATCTGTTAAGGTTATCTTACTGGATTGCCATAAAGGGTTTCCCTAACGTGTTCTAAAATGTGACAGGCAGTGCTGACACATGCCTCAGAActcgggcagaggcaggtggatctgagttcaggctagcctgatctacagaataagTCTCAGGATCTATAGGAATGAACCACACCAGATTTAACTTCAAATGTGAGAGTGAGAATATGCTATAAGACAATCTTTTTGGGGCAAATCAAAATAAACttgttagctgggcagtggtggcacacatctttaatcccagctctcagaaaagcagagttcaggctagcctagcctacattgttccagaccagtcagagcTGGaaatcatctcaaaaaaaaaaaaaaaaaaaaaaattaaggggtgtgtgtgtgtgcagagaccaTCTTTTAAGAACTAAGTTGGAGTCTAGGGACACAGAAAAGGGGTTCAGCCAAGACAAATTATGACAGGATACAGTACACTGGTCCTATACTTTGCCCGTGCAGTTAGTTACTCTATACCCATCACCATCTGCCAGAAGGATTTGTACAAGCCCCCATACAGCAGACTTTCAGCTAAAGCTCAGCAGACAGAAGGTGGACTGCACTTCTAATACCCAATAAACAGTAGACTCCAGATACATAGACATTTAGTTTATTTGTCCTCTGGGAAATCTGCACACCACAGCAGATCAAGTCACCGTAGATCTACTCCTTTGGctgtgaatagaaaaaaaaaaaaaaaaaagtcagcaacAGCCTTTAAAGGTCCTTTAAAGTTCAAAGACAAACTCTCAAATAACTCATGCAAAACAAGTATTAACAACCtaaaacagaaactaagaaaatgaTGCAAACATCCAGAAACTAAACTAACATTCATgttagaaatgaaacaaaaacatgtcaacatatgaattttagacagtcACTGTTAGTACTGTTACAAACGGTACACTTGCAAATCTACATATAAATGTTCACACGCTTGCTCAAACTACATGAGTAATAAGTCTAGTGATCTACGTAAGAGCTTGAATTATACCTGTATCCAATCTCCACTCACTGAATCAGTGGCAGGAAAGGGGGAATGggaaggaggaaaacaaacaGTTCATTAGTAGTCCCTTTTCAAACACCAAAAATTATCTGCACTGAAAGTACATGCAATCAGGTACCTTGGGTGACTGTTCTGTGGTTGTACATAAACATTCCTTAAACACAACCCAATTCTGACAGCACCGTGCTCCATGGTTAACAAAGATGAAATGAACTGCATTAATGCCAGACATCCCTGAGACTGGTCCTTGCGCCAAGCAAAGGACCAAGACTTGGAGACTCCAATGGGAGGGCTCTAAATATTAGGCAAGTCTTTTGaaatctgtttcattttaatacttttaaGTACACCAATCTTGGATACCATGAGGTATTCAGATTAGTaacaaaaaattaagtaaaaatacaaatatgtgaCGGATGCCTCAGTTTCAGCTCCACTATAAATAAAGGAGCACCAGGTTGCAATATCAAGCAAAACACAGTCCAGAGGCCATCACTATTTTAAGCTCATTTTTAGCTGGCTTTTCAAGGTGGTGCTAATGAAATGACCAGTGAAACCAAAACAGGTTTTGACAGGCCAGACCCAGTGTCAGCCTCCCAGAGGGACTGAGGCTGAACCAGGTGGCTTGACAAAGAATCTGTGTTAAATGGCCTTCAGGTCTGTGGCAAAGGACAAATCTGACTGCATCATCAAAACTTCTATCAATCAGCAGGTATAAATTTGCAACACCTATGCAGTTCTATGGGCAGTATTCATTAATTGCACAGTGCTGATGGAGAGAAGTCTTTTGATTATAGTCTAAGGCAGGCAGCTTGGAAGGTAGGCATCAGAGGTAGTTGGCACATTTCTAAAATGCTAATGTAATTCCATTGCATGTTACAAATGTAGTAGAGCAGGGACCATTCTGATTAAAATTCGTGCAGTAAAAATATCCAAAGCTTCAGTGTTACTTCAAGTTTCCTATTAAGAACTACTAAGGACAGAAATGCTAAGACACTGAAGCAGATGCTGCGCCCAAGACAatctgctgctcttccagcaccCTGGAGGAAGGGTCACTGAAGCCATTTCCCGGAACATCAGTCTCAAACTACAAGTTCAGGAGGCCAGGGCACCTACCTTCCTTGAGTGAGCCACTATCCCCCATGTAACATGCGTTTTTTTGAGTTTCGAAAATAAATATAAGTCTTTCCTTCTGATAGTAAGATACTTAAAACGGGTCACTGGCATTGTAATAGGCCAAACTATGAAAACTGTTGTCCAAAAGCCAACATGCAAAGCATCAAAGCCAGCTCAAGTGAAGGTGACACATCCCCACACCGTGCTCAATTTCAGTACCTGCTAGATATTTCATTTCTGCTGAACAAGAAATCCAAGACAGTAGATAGAAGAGGGGGAAAAATTCACAGAACACTTGATTATTCAGCAACCAACACCTTAATTCTATTCCACTATTTACAACTAGCTAGCAAAGCTGGCATAAAGCTACCACTCAAATCACTGTGCTCTCAGTTAACTGGAGAAGAAAGCAGTTTGTCATTTGGAAAGCATGGGCCACATTGATCCAGCTGCTTCAAAAACCATTGtccatgttaaaaaataaaatgaaatcctaGGAACATGATTTGAGGTGTCTATGCCAATCAGCATGAGGAAGAAATACCTGGAATAACCAGGGCTAGAAGGCACCACTAAGATGACTGAGTCAATGTGACCTTTTTGTTGGATTGTGCTAGTCTATGAGCAGAAGAGGTGGGCCAGTCTACTCTAGGATACTACTATGCTACATAGCTTCTCAAAACGTTACCTTCTGCAATCcagaagagggggaaaaaaacaccaAGAAAGATTATTTAGAAAAGTCCCTCTTCACAGACAATACTAATCACTGACATTTCTGTACCTCCCTTGAACCGTACCTTTTTGCCAGCACCAACATTGGCCTTTGCAGTCCCCCTGACCTTCTTCATTCTGTTCTTGCGTTCCTTACGTTGTTTTCGGgatgtctttttcttctcataaAGGCCATGCTACCAGAGAGAGCAGAGTATATGTTACCTGTGGAACTCATGGGTAACTCATTCTTAATGGGGAAGCCAAGGTGAGAAAAACAAAGACTTCCCTTTCAATTCCTACTTCTCAAGCAAAGGGACTGGTACCACTTTTACTGAGAGTTCTACCCTTCCCACTGTGGAGATTCTAACCCATTAATCTAGTTTTGATTATTCCTGGCATAATACTCACAAGGCTCTCAGCAATGGATTCCCAGAGCACCGCTTTAAAAAGCCTAGCTAGCtagccaggtgcagtggcacacacctctaatcccagcacttagaagcagaggcaggcaggctgaCTTTTGACTTGAAGCCAGTCAGAGAAacaccctatctcaacaaaaaaaTAGCATCTAGTAAATCTTCCTACAAAGCTGTTATTCTAGTTATAGCATACTCCATCATAGCAAGGGGTAAATGGagtcaagaaggaaaaaaaaagggggggacaactcactgagcatggtggctcacatttaCAATCCTATCACTTAAGAAACTGGCTAAAGGAATTGTTTGTGTCTAGCCTATGGCGCACCCCAAACCTTAAGAAAACATGTCAGGAGcagtggcccatgcctgtaatcttaccACACTGAAGGCAGAGAATCACAAGTcttaggccaacctgggcaacatagtgaaaGCCTAAAAAAAATATCAAACCAGTCAGGTCcatacctacaatcccagctcttggaagatCAGGAGTCCTTGGTTCTTATCAACTAAGTATCAAGTTTGTTACCAGTTTTGGACTAAATGGAATTCAGTCCTAAAGTTTTAAAGCTATTGTCAGTACATTGTAATATCCTGTAGCTTGCCCATTCCTAGCCAAATGTGATAGTGCACCCCGGCAACCCTACTACTTAGGCTGGAGGAACACACTGCTGCTGAGTTCCAGTTCAGGACAGGTTAAACTATATTGAGATGGGCTAAGGGGTAGGAGGTAAGCTTGGAAATGTATCTTAACACTATACTGAGAGATCTTTTAAAgtcaaaaggtttttttttttaagatttattatgtatacagtgttctgcttgcatgaatacctgcaggccagcagagggcaccagatctcattgcagatggttgtgagccaccatatggttgctgggatttgaactcaggacctctggaagagtaagcagtgctcttaaccgctgagccatctccccagcccaaagtCAAAAGGTTTTAAGTTTAGACTTAATCCCATAGATAACCAGGAATCTTTGCATTAAGCAAAAAACCCTTATTAACCTTTTTAGAATTCCTAGTACATCTGTTGTTTCCCAAGCAAACTGCTTGGTATTGCTCATCTTAATTTACTCACAACACAGTGACATTGGAAAGCAAAAGTCTTCTAACTTGCCATCCTGCCTCAGCCCAGGCTGGATGAATCCAGAAAAGAACCAAATCTTCAATAGTTGCTGCACAAACAGAAGATACCTACTCTTGCAAGTCTGTGTTTGGGCTCGTTCTTCTTTGCATAATCTAGAGAATCATAGATCATGCCAAAGCCAGTTGTTTTGCCGCCACCAAAGTGGGTTCTGAATCCGAACACAAAGATGACATCTGGTGTGGTTTTGTACATTTTGGCTAACTTTTCCCGAATTTCTGTCTTTGGTACTGTTGCCTTCCCAGGGTGAAGGACATCAATGAcctaaaaaaaatacagattagtATTCATTAATAATCTTCAAAATTAAGACACAGAACACCAAACTTTGACATGCCCATCCTTACCATCTGTTTCCTCTGAAGCAGACGGTTAGTCATGAACTTCCTGGTCCGGATCGTTACTGTGTCATTCTGTAGATAACACACAAGTTGGTCAAACAGTTATGTTAACCTTTTTTGCCTTTGCTGTGCTAATTCAGTAGTTGCCAACAGACAAAAGAGGTAGTGGCAAACTGTTAAGAAGGGGAGTGGGGTATCTCAGTCCAAAAAGCATGTGACAACCTCAGCCACCTCATGAACCACTTATTTCCTGTCATAGgcttacttttaaattattgctAACATTTTGGGTTTCTCAACATTATTGATTTATCTGATCTCTTCAGTTGTATGGATGTCTTAAGAATCCCCAGcctcttcatccagtagctgatggaagcagaagcagtagacacccacagctaaacactgagctgaactctggagtccagttgcagaggagtgatgagcaaaggggtcaagaccaggctggagagacccacagaaacagttgacctgaaccagggggagctcatggaccctagactgatagctgggaaaccagcataggactcttccagaccccctgaatgagaatgttagtttggaggtctggttaatctgtggggtctctggtagtggatcagtatttatccctagtacaggaatggacttccggagccctctccacatagagggatactctctcagcccagcacaccgggcagggcctagaccctgctccaaatgatatgacagactttgaagattccccaaggaacgcctcaccctccctggggagcagaaagggattgggatagggagtcagggagggaactgagattgacatgtaaaagaaggttgtttctaaaaaaaggaaaaaataaaatcaagtagCAGATTACTGCCATCAAAAAAAACCCTGATCTCCGATCATTAGATACCACTAACAAAAAATAGAGCACTCCTAGTTACTGCAACCAATGCTTCCAGTGCTTAGAAACAAGTCTCagtagttcccagcacccatgtcaggtcgCCCACAACCACCAGTCAATGAGGGGGATCTGACCCCCTCATTGACAACTTTTTCCCTCAGTAGAGTTCGAAGTAGCTGGGATTCAGCGAAGCTTAACCACACTAGAATTTAAATCAGCAAAACCCTGGGAATGGTAGCTAGCTTTTCTACTTGAAGACTCTTAAGTCGCCTCGATGGCGCCTAATCCTTGAATTAAAGAAAACTAGCCTACAAGTGGCAAGCACAGCACTCTGCCtctgaggaagggaaagagaacgGGCATGGCCACCTTTTTGGCAGTCTCGCCCTATGCTCCCAACACACCCCAATTGTATTCGGTCACTACGTCTGCTAGCTTACTCGTAGAGTCCTCTGGCCCAGGAGCCGGAGGCGCCTTCTTCACCTCGGCCAGCCAGCGCCTGCCTCACCCCTGCCCCGCAATCCAAGCCGGGGCTTCCGCGGCCCCACGGCCGTGCAGCCCGAAGCCCGGCGTGTTCTGGAGGGCGGCCGAGCCCCGGCACAGCGGCCTGAACGACTGGCCTCCGTGCGACATGGCCCGAGCAGAGCAAATGGACCCTGGAAGGCTGCGGCTCCAGTGACGGGCTCGAGGTGGCAGGGATGGCACAGATACGCGACGGATAGAGACGACAGCCAGAGGAGACTCACCATGATGGCTACGGTGCCCGAGCtgcaaaggaggaaaagagaaccGCTCTCTGCCGGCCAATCATATCAACGCGCGCGGAAGGACCCGGGTCCCGGCGCGGAGGCGTGGCCAAAGCCGAGGGGCAGACCACGCCAGTGCCTGACTAAAAGTGCCTAAAGCCGCGCCTCTCtgacctctagacactcccccaGGACTAGGCAACCTGATTTATGGTTATACAACCTCGTGGTCCTTCCCGATTCCTTTCTTTTCActtgtcatttgtattttgttgtttttttgagacaggaccgcactatgtagctctgactgtcccgAAACTCacactgtaaaccaggctgaccacgaactcaagagatctgc
The Cricetulus griseus strain 17A/GY chromosome 1 unlocalized genomic scaffold, alternate assembly CriGri-PICRH-1.0 chr1_1, whole genome shotgun sequence genome window above contains:
- the Rps24 gene encoding 40S ribosomal protein S24 isoform X4 encodes the protein MNDTVTIRTRKFMTNRLLQRKQMVIDVLHPGKATVPKTEIREKLAKMYKTTPDVIFVFGFRTHFGGGKTTGFGMIYDSLDYAKKNEPKHRLARHGLYEKKKTSRKQRKERKNRMKKVRGTAKANVGAGKKPKE
- the Rps24 gene encoding 40S ribosomal protein S24 isoform X5, with amino-acid sequence MNDTVTIRTRKFMTNRLLQRKQMVIDVLHPGKATVPKTEIREKLAKMYKTTPDVIFVFGFRTHFGGGKTTGFGMIYDSLDYAKKNEPKHRLARHGLYEKKKTSRKQRKERKNRMKKVRGTAKANVGAGKKK
- the Rps24 gene encoding 40S ribosomal protein S24 isoform X6, producing MNDTVTIRTRKFMTNRLLQRKQMVIDVLHPGKATVPKTEIREKLAKMYKTTPDVIFVFGFRTHFGGGKTTGFGMIYDSLDYAKKNEPKHRLARHGLYEKKKTSRKQRKERKNRMKKVRGTAKANVGAGKK